The Hyphomonas sediminis genome contains a region encoding:
- a CDS encoding DUF6265 family protein codes for MKNVFVALALGLTACASAAPAAHADELDWISGCWRNEARTYREVWTKPEYGYLFGYALNLEGDVATYFEQTRITLGTPATFDAYPAGFGPSEFTEESRGKESITFVNPAHNFPQRITYARDGRRMKATISLMNGDRAQVFEFRRC; via the coding sequence ATGAAAAACGTCTTTGTTGCCCTCGCCCTTGGCCTGACTGCCTGCGCCAGCGCCGCCCCGGCGGCCCATGCGGACGAGCTGGACTGGATCAGCGGCTGCTGGCGCAACGAGGCACGCACCTACCGCGAAGTGTGGACGAAGCCGGAATATGGCTACCTGTTCGGCTACGCGCTGAACCTTGAAGGCGATGTGGCGACCTATTTCGAACAGACCCGCATCACGCTGGGCACCCCGGCAACATTCGACGCCTATCCGGCTGGGTTTGGCCCGTCAGAATTCACCGAGGAAAGCCGCGGCAAGGAATCGATCACCTTCGTGAACCCGGCGCACAACTTTCCCCAGCGCATCACCTATGCGCGGGACGGCCGCCGGATGAAGGCGACCATCTCGCTGATGAACGGGGACCGCGCGCAGGTTTTCGAATTCCGCCGCTGCTAA
- a CDS encoding PaaI family thioesterase, which produces MTDDKNNPDRIAAVMREHVGLMNSVVPWGNEIGFEVTQVERGHVWGRQPWSEKLVGDPDTGVIHGGVITTFLDNLSGMACTAAMTRLRFVATIDLRIDYMRPAEKGLDIIGEAECYRVTKSVCFTRAWAYHGTRDKLIATSAGTFAINKPRFDGGKKDA; this is translated from the coding sequence ATGACAGACGACAAAAACAATCCCGATCGCATTGCCGCCGTGATGCGTGAACATGTCGGGCTAATGAACTCGGTGGTGCCGTGGGGCAACGAGATCGGCTTTGAAGTGACGCAGGTGGAGCGCGGCCATGTGTGGGGGCGCCAGCCCTGGAGCGAGAAGCTGGTGGGCGACCCAGACACCGGCGTCATCCATGGCGGGGTGATCACCACCTTCCTGGACAACCTCTCCGGCATGGCCTGCACAGCCGCGATGACACGCCTGCGCTTTGTGGCGACCATTGACCTTCGGATCGACTATATGCGCCCGGCGGAAAAGGGCCTCGACATTATCGGCGAGGCAGAATGCTACCGCGTGACCAAGAGCGTGTGTTTCACCCGCGCCTGGGCCTATCACGGCACGCGCGACAAGCTGATTGCGACATCGGCGGGAACATTTGCCATCAACAAGCCGCGCTTCGACGGCGGGAAGAAAGACGCATGA
- a CDS encoding substrate-binding domain-containing protein, which produces MFQFVSRLSGAALLLLAAACGQSDLSQLDTGAPGVKPVPAIARNQKIKIVGSSTVAPFSRTVAERFGAVSGFPTPIVETTGTGGGFKAFCEGVGPISPSIANASRPMKESERELCAKAGVTAITEVELGYDGIVIANSKLGPDFDITKEQLYLSLAKEIPDGKGGFMPNPYKNWKEVSPTLPDEPIMVLGPPPTSGTRDAFVELGMEKGAEAIPQLKALKASDETAFKERAHTVRTDGVWIDFGENDSAIVQSLVKSPEAIGILGFSFLEQNGDRVKGARLGGVDATFDNIVDGHYGLARIMFFYVKDQNLPLVDGLADFVTASVDEGAAGEDGYLLEKGLIPLHADDLVKQQEIARQLETKVHTY; this is translated from the coding sequence ATGTTCCAGTTCGTCTCCCGTTTGTCTGGCGCTGCGCTGTTGCTGCTTGCGGCTGCCTGCGGCCAGAGCGACCTGTCCCAGCTTGATACGGGCGCGCCGGGGGTGAAGCCTGTTCCGGCCATCGCGCGGAACCAGAAGATCAAGATTGTCGGCTCCTCCACGGTCGCTCCATTCTCCCGCACGGTGGCAGAGCGCTTCGGCGCCGTCAGCGGCTTCCCGACCCCTATTGTGGAAACCACGGGCACAGGCGGCGGCTTCAAGGCTTTCTGCGAGGGCGTTGGCCCGATCAGCCCGTCGATTGCCAATGCCTCGCGCCCCATGAAAGAATCAGAGCGCGAGCTGTGTGCCAAGGCGGGCGTGACGGCGATCACAGAAGTCGAGCTTGGCTATGACGGCATCGTGATCGCCAACTCAAAGCTCGGCCCGGATTTCGACATCACCAAGGAACAGCTTTACCTCTCCCTCGCCAAGGAGATCCCGGACGGGAAGGGCGGCTTCATGCCCAATCCGTACAAGAACTGGAAAGAGGTCTCCCCCACGCTTCCCGATGAGCCGATCATGGTGCTCGGCCCCCCGCCCACCTCCGGCACGCGCGACGCCTTTGTCGAGCTTGGCATGGAGAAGGGCGCCGAAGCCATTCCCCAGCTCAAGGCCCTCAAAGCCAGCGATGAAACCGCCTTCAAGGAACGCGCCCACACGGTGCGCACCGATGGCGTGTGGATCGACTTTGGCGAAAACGATTCCGCGATCGTCCAGTCCCTCGTGAAGTCACCTGAGGCGATCGGCATTCTCGGCTTCTCCTTCCTTGAGCAGAATGGAGACCGCGTGAAAGGCGCCCGGCTTGGCGGCGTCGACGCGACCTTCGACAATATCGTCGATGGCCATTATGGTCTTGCCCGGATCATGTTCTTCTATGTGAAGGACCAGAACCTGCCATTGGTTGATGGCCTCGCTGATTTCGTCACCGCGTCCGTCGATGAAGGTGCTGCGGGCGAAGATGGATACCTGCTTGAGAAAGGGCTGATCCCGCTGCATGCGGACGACCTCGTAAAGCAGCAGGAAATCGCCCGCCAGCTCGAAACCAAGGTTCACACTTACTGA
- the murI gene encoding glutamate racemase: MPIDTAFPFEPSPARGRVLVFDSGVGGLTVAGEIRALGPRLSVHYAADTGFFPYGDKSDEALRARLPVVARALVEAVRPDVFVIACNTASTLALSDVRAVLDIPVVGTVPAIKPAAKLTETGTIGLLATPGTIRRAYTARLIEEFAAGRRVILHGSLDLVRLAEAHARGEDVPPQAYAAAQAPLFDAPGGEAIDTVVLACTHFPLVRGQLIATAPHAVSYIDSGAAIARQTIRVLPARNESGGQGGTACLTSPPEKEEGIARVLRRYGFPDVQFVAIDPIEMTSAPSVEP; encoded by the coding sequence ATGCCTATCGATACTGCGTTTCCGTTTGAGCCTTCCCCCGCCAGAGGGCGGGTTCTTGTCTTCGATTCCGGGGTAGGCGGGCTCACGGTTGCGGGCGAAATCCGTGCGCTTGGCCCGCGCCTCTCGGTGCATTATGCCGCCGATACCGGCTTTTTCCCCTATGGAGACAAGTCAGATGAGGCCCTGCGCGCGCGCCTGCCGGTGGTCGCCAGGGCGCTGGTGGAGGCAGTCCGGCCAGACGTTTTCGTCATCGCCTGCAATACGGCCAGCACGCTGGCGCTCAGCGACGTGCGGGCCGTGCTCGATATTCCTGTCGTCGGCACGGTGCCCGCCATAAAGCCTGCCGCGAAGCTCACCGAAACCGGCACCATCGGCCTCCTGGCAACGCCCGGCACAATTCGGCGCGCCTACACGGCTCGTCTCATCGAGGAGTTTGCCGCCGGCAGGCGCGTCATCCTGCATGGCAGTCTCGATCTCGTCAGGCTTGCTGAGGCCCATGCGCGCGGGGAAGATGTTCCGCCTCAAGCTTACGCCGCTGCGCAGGCGCCGCTGTTCGATGCGCCCGGCGGCGAGGCGATCGATACGGTCGTGCTAGCCTGCACACATTTTCCGCTCGTCCGTGGCCAGCTTATTGCCACTGCGCCGCATGCCGTCAGCTATATCGATTCCGGCGCGGCCATTGCGCGCCAGACGATCCGTGTGCTGCCAGCCAGAAACGAATCCGGCGGGCAAGGAGGCACAGCCTGCCTCACCAGCCCGCCGGAAAAGGAAGAGGGAATTGCCCGCGTCCTGCGACGCTACGGTTTCCCTGACGTTCAGTTCGTTGCCATCGATCCGATCGAGATGACTTCTGCGCCTTCGGTCGAGCCATAG
- a CDS encoding glycosyltransferase family 4 protein produces the protein MRIMLVTDAWDPQVNGVVRTMKRVIAETEAMGHVWEIVHPGDGFMTMPLPTYPEIKLALFAQNKIRERFDAFEPDAVHIATEGTLGMAGRAVCLTEKHPFSTAYHTRFPEYVSARIPVPVSWGYSFVRWFHKYSGKVMVATPSLLDELRQQRFMNLVAWSRGVDTELFTPTRRIEEGQPGDPFAGLARPIFLNVGRVAVEKNIEAFAELDLPGTKVIVGDGPQLEELKKKYPKVAFLGAKFGDDLAAHYASADVFVFPSMTDTFGLVVLEAMAAGTPVAAFEATGPRDVIPGSGAGTITPVGGDLRQGALDCLTLSRETCRAYAETYSWRACAEAFIENLQPLPAPERKRFWQKIRIRRRRPPAGPGF, from the coding sequence ATGCGCATCATGCTCGTCACCGACGCGTGGGACCCGCAGGTCAACGGCGTTGTACGCACGATGAAGCGCGTGATCGCCGAGACAGAGGCTATGGGCCATGTCTGGGAGATCGTGCATCCGGGCGATGGTTTCATGACCATGCCGCTGCCAACCTATCCGGAAATCAAGCTGGCGCTGTTTGCCCAGAACAAGATCCGCGAGCGCTTCGATGCGTTCGAGCCGGACGCCGTGCATATCGCCACCGAAGGCACGCTGGGGATGGCGGGCCGGGCAGTCTGCCTGACCGAGAAACACCCCTTCTCCACCGCCTACCATACCCGCTTCCCGGAATATGTGTCGGCGCGCATCCCCGTGCCGGTGAGCTGGGGCTATTCCTTCGTGCGCTGGTTCCACAAATATTCGGGCAAGGTGATGGTGGCGACGCCGTCTCTGCTCGACGAGCTGCGCCAGCAGCGATTCATGAACCTTGTGGCCTGGAGCCGGGGCGTCGACACCGAGCTGTTCACGCCCACCAGGCGGATCGAGGAAGGCCAGCCAGGCGACCCGTTTGCCGGCCTGGCGCGCCCGATCTTTCTGAATGTCGGCCGGGTGGCCGTGGAGAAGAATATCGAAGCCTTCGCCGAGCTGGACCTGCCGGGCACGAAAGTGATCGTCGGCGATGGCCCGCAGCTGGAAGAGCTGAAGAAGAAGTACCCGAAGGTGGCCTTCCTGGGCGCGAAGTTCGGCGACGACCTGGCGGCCCATTATGCGAGCGCGGACGTGTTCGTGTTCCCGAGCATGACCGACACGTTCGGCCTTGTGGTGCTCGAAGCGATGGCAGCGGGCACGCCTGTGGCCGCGTTCGAGGCGACGGGGCCGCGGGATGTCATCCCCGGTTCGGGCGCCGGCACGATCACGCCGGTGGGCGGCGACCTGCGCCAGGGCGCGCTCGACTGTCTGACGCTCAGCCGGGAAACCTGCCGGGCCTATGCCGAGACCTATAGCTGGCGGGCGTGCGCTGAGGCGTTCATCGAGAACCTGCAGCCGCTGCCGGCACCGGAGCGCAAACGCTTCTGGCAGAAGATCCGCATCCGCCGCCGCCGTCCGCCTGCAGGGCCGGGCTTCTAG
- a CDS encoding ester cyclase: protein MSDLAERRIALVKDHMALEVTHDWDGVIATFEHPRYEMYGSGNVFDGEAAVRSYFDASRTPFPDQGNEIIAIAHAGDTVLVEFWLTGTHLGPLRVGKQTIEPTGRKFRVRMAASFEFPPGGDRIICERPYFDQGAVLRALDLA, encoded by the coding sequence ATGAGCGATCTGGCAGAGCGGCGCATCGCGCTGGTGAAAGACCATATGGCGCTGGAGGTGACCCATGACTGGGACGGCGTCATCGCTACCTTCGAGCACCCGCGCTACGAAATGTACGGCTCAGGCAATGTGTTCGATGGGGAAGCCGCCGTGCGCAGCTATTTCGATGCCTCGCGCACGCCGTTCCCCGATCAGGGCAATGAGATCATCGCCATTGCTCATGCCGGCGATACGGTACTGGTCGAGTTCTGGCTGACGGGTACGCATCTAGGCCCGCTCCGGGTTGGCAAGCAGACAATTGAGCCGACGGGCCGCAAGTTCCGCGTGCGCATGGCGGCAAGCTTTGAATTTCCGCCGGGCGGGGACCGCATCATCTGCGAGCGGCCATATTTCGATCAGGGCGCGGTCCTGCGGGCGCTGGATCTCGCCTGA
- a CDS encoding DUF3298 and DUF4163 domain-containing protein, whose amino-acid sequence MKRLFLTASLAALLLAACAPNAETPADEATAGEASGEAGVASAEGAPLPADLGSPAFEEITENYEIRTVVDPAIVSFDPALAKLLFDVAKESLDALKEQALADKLSADEMAKEDGSESWFRQYSMEYRFDATAAQADIISVQQNVYTYTGGAHPNYFLRGMIYQHGKTDPVPVADVVADMAVFGSKLKAGLVQMKKTRSYEERTVEALASEVTDMLGDDAQAGSVSGANYVLEPSTEEGKFGGITVLFSPYEVGPYAEGSYEITVPAADLAGALTPDWAARFGGEPLPREGKE is encoded by the coding sequence ATGAAACGCCTTTTCCTCACCGCTTCGTTGGCGGCGCTGCTGCTTGCCGCCTGCGCGCCGAATGCGGAGACCCCAGCAGACGAAGCGACGGCGGGTGAGGCGTCCGGCGAAGCAGGCGTGGCATCGGCAGAAGGCGCGCCGCTTCCTGCCGATCTAGGCAGCCCCGCTTTTGAGGAAATCACCGAGAACTACGAAATCCGCACCGTCGTCGATCCGGCCATCGTCTCTTTCGATCCGGCGCTTGCCAAGCTGCTGTTCGATGTCGCCAAAGAATCGCTCGACGCGCTTAAGGAACAGGCCCTTGCCGATAAGCTGTCGGCTGATGAAATGGCGAAAGAGGATGGCTCTGAAAGCTGGTTCCGCCAGTATTCGATGGAATACCGTTTCGATGCGACCGCCGCTCAGGCTGACATCATCAGCGTCCAGCAGAATGTCTACACTTACACTGGCGGCGCTCATCCCAACTATTTCCTGCGCGGCATGATCTATCAGCATGGCAAGACCGATCCTGTCCCGGTGGCCGATGTGGTCGCCGATATGGCGGTTTTCGGCAGCAAGCTGAAAGCCGGTCTGGTGCAGATGAAAAAGACGCGCAGCTATGAAGAGCGGACCGTCGAGGCGCTCGCTTCGGAAGTGACCGATATGCTGGGCGATGACGCGCAGGCAGGTTCTGTTTCCGGCGCCAATTATGTGCTTGAGCCGTCTACGGAAGAAGGAAAGTTCGGCGGCATCACCGTCCTCTTCTCGCCGTATGAAGTCGGCCCCTATGCCGAAGGCTCCTACGAGATCACCGTTCCGGCAGCTGACCTTGCCGGCGCGCTGACGCCGGATTGGGCGGCCCGTTTCGGCGGTGAGCCACTGCCGCGTGAAGGCAAGGAATAG
- a CDS encoding type III PLP-dependent enzyme, producing MHTYATPYHIAREQKPELPTYCFRPERVTAAAQWFVEKFPAQPFYAVKVNPAPHVLDALWEGGIRSFDAASEKEIELIRGRFPEARIAFLHPVKPRKAIERAYKLHGVRIFVTDSMAELQKILDATDFAKDLTILVRIAVSNEGSALPLSGKFGAGAAEAAEILSVARRYADELGVSFHVGSQAMKPSAWAQAMADASRVIIDAGVTVDIVDVGGGFPAIYADKNPPAMDDYVAMVMRSFENMFVLENADLWCEPGRALVAEAESLLVQVDLSKGDAIYINEGSYGALYDAVHENWVFPMRAISGDGRKLGRMVEYTVYGPTCDSADMLPSKVWLPAGLTEGDYIEIGNIGAYGRSMATRFNGFGESELAIVQDSPWPSLYGSTEGAEVISIGSMATN from the coding sequence ATGCACACTTACGCTACTCCCTATCATATTGCTCGTGAGCAAAAGCCCGAGCTGCCGACGTATTGCTTCCGCCCGGAGCGCGTGACAGCGGCTGCGCAATGGTTCGTGGAGAAATTCCCGGCCCAGCCCTTCTATGCCGTGAAGGTGAACCCTGCCCCGCACGTCCTCGACGCGCTGTGGGAAGGTGGCATCCGCAGCTTTGACGCCGCTTCCGAGAAGGAAATCGAGCTGATCCGCGGCCGCTTCCCGGAAGCCCGCATCGCTTTCCTGCACCCGGTAAAACCGCGCAAGGCCATCGAGCGCGCTTACAAGCTGCACGGCGTGCGCATCTTCGTCACCGATTCGATGGCCGAGCTGCAGAAGATCCTCGACGCGACCGACTTTGCGAAAGATCTCACGATCCTCGTTCGCATTGCCGTGTCGAACGAAGGCTCTGCCCTGCCGCTTTCGGGCAAATTCGGCGCTGGCGCGGCGGAAGCCGCTGAGATCCTCAGCGTGGCCCGCCGCTATGCTGACGAACTGGGCGTGTCGTTCCATGTGGGCAGCCAGGCGATGAAGCCTTCGGCCTGGGCACAGGCAATGGCAGACGCCAGCCGCGTCATCATCGATGCCGGCGTGACCGTGGACATCGTGGATGTCGGCGGCGGCTTCCCGGCGATCTATGCCGACAAGAACCCGCCGGCGATGGACGACTATGTTGCCATGGTGATGCGTTCTTTCGAGAACATGTTCGTTCTGGAAAACGCTGATCTCTGGTGCGAGCCGGGCCGCGCGCTGGTGGCCGAAGCGGAAAGCCTGCTGGTGCAGGTGGACCTCTCCAAGGGCGACGCGATCTACATCAATGAGGGCTCCTATGGCGCGCTCTATGACGCCGTGCATGAGAACTGGGTGTTCCCGATGCGCGCGATTTCAGGCGACGGGCGCAAGCTCGGCCGGATGGTAGAATATACCGTCTACGGACCGACCTGCGATTCGGCGGACATGCTGCCGAGCAAGGTTTGGCTTCCGGCCGGCCTGACCGAAGGCGACTACATCGAAATCGGCAATATCGGCGCCTATGGCCGCTCGATGGCGACTCGTTTCAACGGATTCGGCGAATCGGAACTGGCGATCGTCCAGGACAGCCCCTGGCCGTCGCTCTATGGCTCGACCGAAGGCGCAGAAGTCATCTCGATCGGATCGATGGCAACGAACTGA
- the putA gene encoding bifunctional proline dehydrogenase/L-glutamate gamma-semialdehyde dehydrogenase PutA, which produces MPSTTQNAALDWDALDALKFADEEALLETLLKEGVLTPPVREGAVRRGRELVMIARSRGRRKGMMESFLEEFGLTNSEGLALMCLAEALLRVPDAETKDDLIAEKIRSGDWGAHKGQSDSWLVNASTWGLMLTGRVIGAPDTARKGAGNFVTGLVRQSGEPVIRAAMMQAMRIMGEQFVLGRTVTEALKRGRRMVKSGDAAHFSFDMLGEGARTTEDANRYYKAYHEAIAAVAADKDAALPPEKANGVSVKLSALHPRYLAVKEERVMAELYPRVLALCEAAAKANIGLCLDAEEAHRLVLSLKIFERLARESSLKDWTGLGLAVQAYQKRARAVIMRLSELAQETGRRFMVRLVKGAYWDSEIKNAQVEGFPNFPVFTTKQGTDVHYLACAREMLAASPAIYSAFATHNAHTLAAVDLLAAEAGVTSFEFQRLHGMGEPLYEAAEAGSRVRVYAPVGAHEDLLPYLVRRLLENGANTSFVHSFLDPDVPAEQVVADPIAKVEIGPRRHPRIPTPPRLYGPGRRNSLGHDLSQVGVRGQFAAALKMLDEGPAFAAGPIVSGKAEAGGGELVRMPAETGRALGASKEAGGAAIDRALDAATRYQPEWDSLGGPKRAEYLHAMADAMEANAAQLIALMAREAGKTLPDGIAEVREAVDFCRYYAAQAEQDFAAPVRLPGPTGETNHLSLHGRGVFCCISPWNFPLAIFTGQIAAALAAGNTVVAKPAEQTTLTAFEAVRLFHKAGLPVDALHLLPGRGETVGAALTGDLRVSGVCFTGGTSTARLINRTLAGRDGPIIPLIAETGGLNGLFVDTTALREQVIDDMMISAFGSAGQRCSALRLAFLPNATADHLIEGLIGAMNELALGDPALPETDTGPVIDADARKALEAHLERMGREAKILHQLDAGTLGKEGFGFGPALVELSSLDQISEETFGPVLHVLRYDPDNVAEVAAALKAKGYGLTLGIHSRLESFHNAVKAACQVGNTYVNRSMIGAVVGVQPFGGEGLSGTGPKAGGPHYLHRFATERVVTVNITAQGGDPELLSL; this is translated from the coding sequence ATGCCCAGCACGACCCAAAATGCAGCCCTCGACTGGGATGCGCTCGACGCTTTGAAGTTCGCCGATGAGGAGGCGCTGCTCGAAACGCTTCTCAAGGAAGGGGTATTGACCCCGCCGGTTCGCGAGGGCGCGGTGCGCCGGGGGAGGGAGTTGGTGATGATCGCCCGCTCGCGTGGCCGCCGCAAAGGCATGATGGAAAGCTTCCTTGAGGAGTTCGGCCTGACCAACTCCGAAGGTCTCGCCCTCATGTGCCTTGCCGAGGCGCTGCTGCGCGTGCCCGACGCTGAAACCAAGGACGACCTCATCGCCGAGAAGATCCGTTCCGGAGACTGGGGCGCCCATAAAGGCCAGTCCGACAGCTGGCTGGTCAACGCCTCCACCTGGGGCCTGATGCTCACTGGCCGCGTCATCGGCGCGCCCGATACCGCCCGCAAGGGCGCTGGCAATTTCGTCACCGGCCTCGTGCGTCAGAGCGGCGAGCCGGTCATCCGCGCCGCCATGATGCAGGCCATGCGGATCATGGGCGAACAGTTCGTCCTTGGGCGGACGGTGACCGAAGCCCTCAAGCGGGGTCGCCGCATGGTGAAGTCCGGCGATGCTGCCCATTTCAGCTTCGACATGCTGGGCGAGGGCGCCCGCACCACCGAAGACGCAAACCGCTATTACAAGGCTTACCACGAGGCCATCGCCGCCGTCGCTGCAGATAAAGACGCAGCCCTCCCGCCGGAGAAGGCAAACGGCGTCTCGGTCAAGCTTTCCGCGCTCCACCCGCGTTATCTCGCGGTGAAGGAAGAGCGCGTGATGGCGGAGCTTTATCCCCGTGTCCTCGCCCTCTGTGAGGCTGCCGCCAAGGCCAATATCGGCCTCTGTCTTGATGCGGAGGAGGCTCATCGCCTTGTCCTCAGCCTGAAGATCTTCGAGCGTCTCGCCCGCGAGTCCTCGCTGAAAGACTGGACCGGTCTCGGCCTCGCCGTGCAGGCCTATCAGAAACGCGCCCGCGCCGTCATCATGCGCCTGTCGGAACTGGCGCAGGAAACCGGTCGCCGTTTCATGGTCCGCCTCGTCAAGGGCGCCTATTGGGATAGCGAAATCAAGAACGCCCAGGTCGAAGGTTTCCCGAACTTCCCGGTCTTCACCACAAAGCAGGGTACGGACGTTCACTACCTCGCCTGCGCCAGGGAAATGCTCGCCGCTTCGCCCGCGATCTATTCCGCGTTTGCCACGCACAACGCCCACACGCTCGCCGCCGTCGACCTGCTCGCCGCAGAAGCGGGCGTCACCAGCTTCGAGTTCCAGCGCCTCCACGGCATGGGCGAGCCGCTTTACGAAGCCGCCGAAGCGGGCAGCCGCGTGCGCGTCTACGCCCCCGTTGGCGCGCATGAAGACCTGCTGCCCTATCTCGTCCGCCGCCTTCTGGAGAACGGCGCGAATACCAGCTTCGTCCACTCCTTCCTCGATCCCGATGTGCCTGCCGAACAGGTGGTGGCAGACCCAATCGCCAAGGTCGAAATCGGCCCGCGCCGCCATCCGCGCATCCCCACGCCGCCGCGCCTTTACGGCCCCGGTCGCCGCAACTCTCTGGGCCATGATCTCAGCCAGGTCGGTGTGCGCGGCCAGTTTGCGGCCGCTCTGAAGATGCTCGATGAAGGCCCGGCCTTCGCCGCTGGCCCCATCGTTTCGGGCAAGGCGGAAGCCGGCGGCGGTGAACTCGTCCGTATGCCCGCAGAAACAGGCCGCGCGCTCGGCGCCTCGAAAGAGGCCGGTGGTGCGGCCATCGATCGCGCGCTGGACGCCGCCACCCGTTACCAGCCCGAATGGGACAGCCTCGGCGGCCCCAAGCGCGCCGAATATCTCCACGCCATGGCCGATGCGATGGAAGCAAACGCGGCCCAGCTGATCGCCCTGATGGCGCGCGAAGCGGGCAAGACACTGCCTGATGGCATTGCCGAAGTGCGCGAGGCGGTCGATTTCTGCCGCTATTACGCGGCTCAGGCCGAGCAGGACTTTGCTGCGCCGGTGCGCCTTCCGGGGCCGACGGGGGAAACCAACCATCTCTCCCTGCATGGACGGGGCGTGTTCTGTTGCATCAGCCCGTGGAACTTCCCGCTCGCTATCTTCACCGGCCAGATCGCGGCTGCGCTTGCCGCTGGCAATACGGTTGTCGCCAAGCCTGCGGAACAGACGACGCTCACTGCCTTCGAGGCCGTGCGCCTGTTCCACAAGGCTGGCCTCCCGGTGGACGCGCTGCATCTCCTGCCGGGCAGGGGCGAAACGGTCGGCGCTGCGCTTACGGGAGACCTGCGCGTCTCCGGCGTCTGCTTCACGGGCGGCACGTCCACCGCCCGCCTCATCAACCGCACGCTGGCGGGCCGCGATGGCCCGATCATTCCGCTGATCGCTGAAACCGGCGGCCTCAATGGTCTCTTCGTCGACACCACCGCCCTGCGCGAACAGGTGATCGACGACATGATGATCTCGGCCTTCGGCTCGGCGGGCCAGCGCTGCTCGGCGCTGCGTCTCGCCTTCTTGCCCAACGCGACGGCCGACCATCTGATCGAAGGCCTTATCGGCGCGATGAACGAGCTTGCCCTGGGCGATCCGGCCCTGCCGGAAACCGATACCGGCCCAGTCATCGATGCCGACGCCCGCAAGGCGCTCGAAGCGCATCTGGAGCGGATGGGCCGCGAGGCAAAAATCCTGCACCAGCTCGATGCTGGAACGCTTGGCAAGGAAGGCTTCGGTTTCGGCCCGGCCCTGGTGGAGCTGTCCTCGCTCGACCAGATCAGCGAGGAAACCTTCGGCCCCGTCCTGCATGTCCTGCGCTACGATCCGGATAATGTGGCCGAGGTTGCCGCCGCGCTCAAAGCCAAGGGCTATGGCCTCACGCTCGGCATTCATTCCCGTCTCGAAAGTTTCCACAATGCGGTCAAGGCGGCCTGTCAGGTGGGCAACACCTATGTGAACCGCTCGATGATCGGCGCTGTCGTTGGCGTTCAGCCCTTTGGCGGGGAAGGGCTTTCGGGCACCGGTCCCAAGGCGGGCGGACCTCATTATCTCCATCGTTTCGCCACAGAACGCGTGGTAACAGTGAACATTACCGCTCAGGGCGGTGACCCCGAACTGCTCAGCCTTTAA
- a CDS encoding PaaI family thioesterase, with protein sequence MNPNLTNPRADEVDAILKRVPFAQTLGMRCEIMGDEMTAILPFQEKLIGNVNIRALHGGAIASFLELTAMLQVFLISDMPRPPRPINITIDYLRQGHAKDLYARAFVMKMGRRMASVRAEAWQENRADPVSAIVAHFMVAQD encoded by the coding sequence ATGAACCCGAACCTGACCAATCCGCGCGCGGATGAAGTGGACGCCATCCTGAAGCGCGTTCCGTTTGCCCAGACGCTGGGCATGCGCTGCGAGATCATGGGCGACGAGATGACGGCTATCCTGCCCTTCCAGGAGAAGCTGATCGGAAATGTGAACATCCGTGCGCTGCATGGCGGAGCGATTGCCTCCTTTCTGGAGCTGACGGCGATGCTGCAGGTGTTCCTGATTTCAGACATGCCGCGCCCGCCCCGGCCAATCAACATCACCATCGATTACCTGCGTCAGGGCCACGCGAAAGACCTCTATGCGCGTGCCTTCGTGATGAAGATGGGGCGCCGCATGGCGTCCGTGCGCGCCGAGGCGTGGCAGGAGAACCGGGCCGACCCGGTTTCGGCGATCGTGGCACACTTCATGGTGGCGCAGGATTAG